In Citrus sinensis cultivar Valencia sweet orange chromosome 4, DVS_A1.0, whole genome shotgun sequence, one DNA window encodes the following:
- the LOC102613194 gene encoding uncharacterized protein LOC102613194, which produces MARAALVHLLRSQSKQLSSRSFHSGYQLCRLGARSPTPKVNFNSAIPVAAAQRRWASQNSAAEDNKISIGPHRGGEAVEDEKDGSVVYYGPISSTIKKVKLLSLSTCCLSVSLGPVITFMTSPDMNVIVKGAVASSVIFMSATTTAALHWFVSPYIHKLKWKPGSDSFEVEMMSWLATYIPKTIRFADIRLPETNRPFVTFKANENFYFVDAEHCHNKALLARLTPQKATQESAFKNL; this is translated from the coding sequence GTTATCAACTTTGTAGATTGGGAGCTAGGTCCCCTACACCTAAGGTCAATTTCAACTCTGCCATCCCGGTCGCTGCTGCCCAAAGAAGATGGGCATCTCAAAATTCAGCTGCAGAAGACAACAAAATCAGCATTGGACCACATCGCGGGGGAGAAGCTGTAGAAGATGAAAAGGACGGTAGTGTTGTATATTATGGGCCAATCTCATCAACCATCAAGAAAGTTaagcttctctctctttcaacCTGCTGCCTTTCTGTATCCTTAGGCCCAGTCATAACCTTCATGACATCTCCAGACATGAATGTCATTGTGAAGGGTGCAGTGGCATCGTCTGTGATATTTATGAGTGCTACTACCACTGCTGCTCTTCACTGGTTTGTGAGCCCATATATTCACAAGCTGAAGTGGAAGCCAGGTTCAGACAGCTTTGAGGTGGAAATGATGTCATGGCTGGCAACATACATTCCAAAGACTATCAGGTTTGCTGATATCCGGCTACCAGAGACCAATAGGCCATTTGTAACATTTAAGGCCAATGAGAATTTCTACTTCGTTGATGCAGAGCATTGTCATAACAAGGCTTTGTTGGCAAGACTAACCCCTCAAAAGGCAACTCAGGAGTCGGCTTTCAAGAACctataa
- the LOC127901905 gene encoding uncharacterized protein LOC127901905, translating to MSSSRINFAEVYSFFNDESRLTDVLQTLEPNSKESSRKYWLSVKDYLPSIPDWVHKHQPSINAMPSVTRQSDEHDNHDDIPNPIPEQRHDTFEQRHDTFEQRHDTFEDEVAVDDHPQQTDNSDDARDSESRTKQFNDYVRRRLDKIDRNVYEIKSELKDFKETVVGFIDTFSKRPNKDSPTARSYAAPDDYGVYTNVGNENLSTPTSLVSFYGDVSGESVQVFTEVPPGVSKFGCVYIPSYVYNSPYMIPPVR from the exons ATGTCGTCTTCGAGAATCAACTTTGCGGAGGTTTATTCGTTCTTCAACGACGAATCTCGTCTT ACGGACGTTTTACAAACTCTTGAGCCAAATTCAAAGGAGAGTAGCAGAAAATATTGGCTCTCTGTGAAGGATTACTTGCCAAGCATTCCAGACTGGGTTCATAAG CACCAACCCTCAATCAACGCGATGCCGTCGGTTACAAGACAATCGGACGAGCATGACAATCATGACGACATACCAAACCCAATACCAGAGCAGCGTCATGACACTTTTGAGCAGCGTCATGACACTTTTGAGCAGCGTCATGACACTTTTGAGGATGAGGTGGCTGTTGATGACCACCCGCAGCAAACAGACAACTCTGATGACGCACGAGATTCTgag TCGAGGACAAAGCAGTTTAATGATTACGTACGACGACGGCTGGATAAGATTGATCGTAACGTGTATGAAATAAAGtcagaattaaaagattttaaagaaaccGTTGTTGGCTTCATCGACACATTTTCTAAACGTCCAAATAAGGATTCTCCCACTGCACGCTCGTATGCG GCCCCGGATGACTATGGAGTGTATACTAACGTGGGCAATGAAAATTTGTCTACGCCCACGTCATTGGTTAGTTTCTACGGGGATGTTAGTGGGGAGAGCGTGCAGGTGTTCACAGAGGTGCCTCCGGGCGTTAGTAAGTTCGGCTGCGTGTACATACCGTCGTATGTTTATAACAGTCCTTACATGATTCCTCCAGTCAGGTGA
- the LOC102613779 gene encoding adenylosuccinate synthetase 2, chloroplastic-like yields MNISSVKLNHASPVTGPKWAAQFRPFFHHHRNSDVVSFESRARAAPSSLAVTANESPNRIELLSQVSGVLGCQWGDEGKGKLVDILAEHFDIVARCQGGANAGHTIYNAEGKKFALHLVPSGILNEDTVCVIGNGVVVHLPGLFNEIDDLEANGVSCKGRILVSDRAHLLFDFHQEVDGLREAELVKSFIGTTRRGIGPAYSSKVIRSGIRVSDLRHMDTFPQKLDFLLSNAAARFPGFKYTPHMLREEVEKYKRIAERLEPFVVDTVHFINESIAQKRKILVEGGQATMLDIDFGTYPFVTSSSPSAGGICTGLGIAPRVVGDLIGVVKAYTTRVGSGPFPTEILGQGGDHLRLAGQEFGTTTGRPRRCGWLDIVALKYCCQINGFSSLNLTKLDVLSELPEIQLGVAYKRVDGTPIKSFPADLVLLEQLKVEYEVLPGWQSDISSIRNYSDLPKAARQFVERIEELVGVPINYIGVGPGRDALIFK; encoded by the exons ATGAACATCTCCTCAGTGAAGCTCAACCATGCCAGTCCTGTTACAGGACCCAAGTGGGCTGCCCAGTTCAGGCCCTTTTTTCATCACCACCGCAACAGCGACGTCGTTTCATTTGAGTCAAGGGCAAGGGCTGCTCCATCTTCATTAGCTGTGACAGCCAACGAGTCACCGAATCGAATTGAATTGCTTAGTCAGGTGTCAGGGGTGTTGGGTTGCCAGTGGGGTGATGAGGGAAAAGGCAAGCTTGTCGATATCCTAGCTGAGCACTTTGACATCGTTGCTCGCTGTCAG GGTGGAGCTAATGCGGGCCACACTATCTACAATGCAGAGGGAAAGAAATTTGCGTTGCACCTTGTTCCTTCAGGCATTCTTAATGAGGATACTGTATGCGTTATTGGAAATGGAGTTGTGGTGCATCTACCAGGTCTATTCAATGAAATTGATGACCTGGAAGCTAACGGGGTCTCCTGCAAGGGAAGGATATTGGTGTCTGATCGTGCTCATCTCCTCTTTGATTTTCATCAGGAAGTAGATGGACTTAGAGAAGCTGAGCTTGTTAAATCATTTATTGGCACAACCAGGAGAGGAATAGGACCTGCTTACTCAAGCAAGGTGATCCGTAGTGGCATTAGAGTTAGTGATCTGAGGCACATGGATACTTTTCCTCagaagcttgattttttactATCCAATGCAGCTGCAAGATTCCCAGGTTTTAAGTATACACCACACATGCTCAGGGAGGAAGTTGAAAAATACAAGAGAATTGCTGAGAGATTGGAACCTTTCGTTGTTGATACTGTGCACTTCATAAATGAGTCCATTGCACAGAAGCGGAAGATTCTGGTTGAAGGTGGCCAGGCAACCATGTTGGATATTGACTTTGGAACTTATCCATTTGTAACTTCCTCTAGCCCATCAGCCGGCGGAATTTGCACCGGCCTTGGCATTGCTCCAAGAGTTGTGGGTGATCTAATTGGCGTG GTAAAAGCATACACTACCAGAGTTGGTTCTGGTCCTTTCCCGACGGAAATTTTGGGCCAAGGGGGTGACCACCTTAGGTTAGCTGGGCAAGAGTTTGGCACAACTACTGGTCGTCCTCGTCGTTGTGGTTGGCTTGATATAGTTGCATTGAAGTACTGCTGCCAAATTAAcggcttttcttctttgaatcTCACCAAACTGGATGTTTTATCAGAACTTCCAGAAATTCAGCTTGGAGTTGCTTATAAACGAGTTGATGGTAcaccaattaaatcattccCTGCAGATCTTGTGCTTCTTGAACAATTGAAG GTGGAATATGAAGTTCTGCCGGGATGGCAGTCTGATATTTCTTCCATTAGAAACTACTCAGACCTCCCAAAGGCTGCACGTCAGTTTGTAGAGAGGATAGAAGAACTTGTTGGTGTACCTATAAATTACATTGGTGTCGGACCTGGACGTGATgctctcatatttaaatag
- the LOC102613486 gene encoding elongation factor 1-alpha produces MGKEKFHINIVVIGHVDSGKSTTTGHLIYKLGGIDKRVIERFEKEAAEMNKRSFKYAWVLDKLKAERERGITIDIALWKFETTKYYCTVIDAPGHRDFIKNMITGTSQADCAVLIIDSTTGGFEAGISKDGQTREHALLAFTLGVKQMICCCNKMDATTPKYSKARYDEIVKEVSSYLKKVGYNPDKIPFVPISGFEGDNMIERSTNLDWYKGPTLLEALDQINEPKRPTDKPLRLPLQDVYKIGGIGTVPVGRVETGVLKPGMVVTFGPSGLTTEVKSVEMHHESLQEALPGDNVGFNVKNVSVKDLKRGYVASNSKDDPAKGASNFTSQVIIMNHPGQIGNGYAPVLDCHTSHIAVKFAEILTKIDRRSGKELEKEPKFLKNGDAGFVKMIPTKPMVVETFSEYPPLGRFAVRDMRQTVAVGVIKSVDKKDPSGAKVTKSAVKKK; encoded by the exons ATGGGCAAGGAGAAGTTTCATATCAATATTGTGGTTATTGGCCATGTCGACTCTGGGAAGTCAACCACCACCGGTCACTTGATCTACAAGCTTGGAGGTATTGACAAGCGTGTGATTGAGCGGTTTGAGAAGGAAGCTGCTGAGATGAACAAGAGATCATTCAAGTACGCATGGGTGCTTGACAAGCTCAAGGCTGAGCGTGAGCGTGGTATCACCATTGATATTGCTTTGTGGAAGTTCGAGACCACGAAGTACTACTGCACTGTCATTGATGCCCCTGGACATCGTGACTTTATTAAGAACATGATTACCGGTACTTCTCAGGCTGATTGTGCTGTCCTTATCATCGACTCCACCACTGGTGGTTTTGAAGCTGGTATCTCTAAGGATGGGCAGACCAGAGAGCACGCTCTACTTGCTTTCACCCTTGGTGTGAAGCAAATGATTTGTTGCTGTAACAAG ATGGATGCCACCACTCCCAAGTATTCAAAGGCAAGATATGATGAAATTGTTAAGGAAGTCTCTTCCTACTTGAAGAAGGTTGGCTACAACCCAGATAAGATTCCATTTGTCCCAATCTCTGGATTTGAGGGTGATAACATGATTGAGAGGTCCACGAACCTTGACTGGTACAAGGGCCCAACCCTTCTTGAAGCTCTTGACCAGATCAATGAACCCAAGAGACCAACAGACAAGCCTCTCCGTCTCCCCCTTCAGGATGTCTACAAGATTGGTGGTATTGGAACTGTCCCTGTTGGCCGTGTTGAAACTGGTGTACTCAAGCCCGGTATGGTAGTCACATTCGGTCCGTCTGGATTGACTACGGAAGTTAAGTCGGTTGAGATGCACCATGAGTCTCTCCAGGAGGCACTTCCTGGTGATAATGTGGGGTTCAACGTTAAGAATGTTTCAGTGAAGGATCTTAAGCGTGGTTACGTTGCATCTAACTCCAAGGACGATCCCGCCAAGGGGGCATCCAACTTCACCTCCCAAGTTATCATCATGAACCACCCTGGCCAGATTGGAAACGGTTATGCACCTGTTCTTGATTGCCACACTTCCCACATAGCTGTCAAGTTTGCTGAAATCTTGACCAAGATTGACAGGCGATCTGGTAAGGAGCTGGAGAAGGAGCCCAAATTCTTAAAGAATGGTGATGCTGGGTTTGTTAAGATGATTCCCACCAAGCCTATGGTTGTGGAAACTTTCTCCGAATATCCCCCACTTGGTCGTTTTGCTGTGAGAGACATGCGCCAGACCGTCGCTGTTGGAGTCATCAAGAGCGTGGACAAGAAGGATCCATCTGGAGCCAAGGTAACCAAGTCTGCTGTGAAGAAGAAGTGA
- the LOC107175982 gene encoding uncharacterized protein LOC107175982, with protein sequence MDICDDEMVRVVLHMASDVANFGCIPIFVTTSPRVPSEGIEPHVDTETSFRANTSGPDNDEEVLPRTISLQQYYSPIHDNYDNNDDNGVTLQDVGATVFPITTSLEQQYSLYHNNDFRDNDDFHNETEGDNVCAEPSNNTRRGTRFNNDGDDGGADPSNVPSFQDEDECEDNTPVNNRGNRPIPSMVRSRRRIDPLTSLAPTLPSNMVAPSFVAFRDKFDFKIARSTTTRFEAHCCSESCKWRIRATRSSNEQHVPWVVKRIDNVHTCHNEVLVDGRHQVRSRVVGHIIAEKYIQDKRIYTPNDIRADMQQEYGVQLTYQQAYRAREVGLEIVRGNPAESYNLLPKYSHVLTTANEGTVTHLEQDGDGNFLYYFVALGSSIKGFMQYIRPVIAVDGTHLKGLYRGSIFVATCLDGNNQLYPLAIGIMDSENNDAWEWFMMKLHGVIGDRPELVIISDRCTAIRRAVLKVFHNATHGVCFYHVKGNIKSQFRMSKALWDEFEPAFINAAKAYGHEEFKRQLEGLWMIHSGAADYLENNVGTCNWARSQFQGRRYNILTTNIAESVNAFMREPRKFRVTHLVDHFRKTLQQWFYDRKIVAESMTTRLTTWADKIVTERRIIAERMIVRPVSPHRFQVIGGGLKEGLVDLQKRTCSCRVFQLDQLVCAHAIAACLTHRVDFINLCSDFYTTESLAMAYAQPVEPVGDVADWEVPDEIQELQVYPPVEAPPPGRRKERRIPSAGEDVDRRTVRCGRCHELGHNRKRCKNPIASTRS encoded by the exons atggatatatgtgatgatgaaatggtAAGGGTTGTGTTGCATATGGCATCTGATGTAGCTAATTTTGGATGCATTCCTATATTCGTGACCACATCACCTCGAGTTCCGAGCGAAGGTATTGAGCCACATGTCGATACAGAAACTTCGTTTAGAGCAAATACGTCTGGCCCCGATAATGATGAAGAGGTGTTGCCAAGGACAATATCGCTGCAGCAATATTACTCTCCAATCCACGACAATTATGACAACAATGATGATAATGGCGTTACGTTACAGGATGTTGGAGCAACGGTATTTCCAATAACAACGTCGTTGGAGCAACAATATTCTCTGTATCACAACAATGATTTTCGggacaatgatgattttcataaTGAGACAGAGGGGGATAATGTTTGTGCAGAACCTTCTAATAATACAAGGCGGGGCACTCGTTTCaataatgatggtgatgatggagGAGCCGATCCTTCGAATGTTCCGTCGTTTCAGGATGAGGATGAGTGTGAAGACAATACTCCTGTGAATAACAGAGGCAATAGACCTATTCCTTCTATGGTTCGATCGAGAAGGAGAATTGACCCCCTTACAAGTCTTGCTCCAACTTTACCTTCGAACATGGTTGCTCCAAGCTTT GTGGCCTTTAGagataagtttgatttcaagattgcacgATCTACTACGACACGTTTCGAGGCTCACTGTTGTTCAGAATCATGTAAATGGCGTATTCGAGCAACTAGAAGTTCGAACGAGCAACATGTTCCTTGGGTGGTGAAGAGAATTGATAATGTACACACTTGTCATAATGAGGTATTGGTTGATGGACGTCATCAAGTAAGGAGCCGGGTTGTCGGTCATATTATcgcagaaaaatatattcaagataAGAGGATTTATACTCCCAATGACATAAGAGCAGATATGCAACAGGAATACGGTGTTCAGTTAACATACCAGCAGGCATATAGGGCGAGAGAAGTTGGTCTTGAAATAGTACGCGGCAACCCTGCAGAGTCATACAACTTGCTCCCTAAATACTCTCACGTACTAACTACAGCGAATGAGGGTACAGTCACTCACCTCGAGCAGGATGGAGATGGTAATTTCTTGTACTATTTTGTAGCACTCGGATCTTCCATCAAGGGGTTTATGCAGTACATTCGGCCTGTCATTGCTGTAGATGGTACTCATCTGAAGGGATTATATCGTGGAAGCATATTCGTGGCAACATGTCTTGATGGTAACAATCAATTGTATCCGTTAGCCATTGGGATCATGGattcagaaaataatgatgCTTGGGAATGGTTTATGATGAAGTTACATGGAGTGATTGGTGATAGACCTGAGTTGGTAATTATCTCTGATCGATGCACTGCCATAAGGAGAGCCGTTCTTAAAGTATTTCACAATGCAACTCatggtgtttgtttttaccacGTCAAAGGTAACATTAAGTCACAATTTAGAATGTCCAAAGCTCTTTGGGATGAATTTGAGCCTGCCTTTATTAATGCAGCAAAAGCATATGGCCACGAGGAATTTAAGAGACAACTTGAAGGGTTGTGGATGATCCACTCGGGTGCGGCTGATTACCTAGAAAATAATGTCGGTACGTGTAATTGGGCAAGGTCTCAGTTTCAAGGTAGGAGGTACAACATTCTTACCACCAACATCGCGGAGAGTGTTAATGCTTTCATGAGGGAACCTCGAAAATTTCGTGttactcatcttgttgatcacttCAGGAAAACATTGCagcaatggttttatgatagaaaaattgtgGCTGAATCAATGACTACTCGGCTAACAACATGGGCGGATAAAATAGTCACTGAGAGGAGAATTATAGCTGAAAGAATGATAGTTCGGCCGGTGTCTCCGCATCGCTTTCAAGTTATAGGCGGTGGGCTTAAGGAAGGGTTGGTTGACTTGCAAAAGAGAACTTGCTCCTGCAGAGTGTTTCAGCTTGATCAGCTTGTGTGTGCTCATGCAATTGCGGCGTGTCTAACACACCGGGTGGATTTTATTAACCTTTGCTCGGACTTTTACACTACAGAATCGTTGGCGATGGCTTATGCACAACCAGTGGAGCCAGTTGGTGATGTGGCTGATTGGGAAGTTCCAGATGAAATTCAGGAGCTGCAGGTATACCCACCAGTTGAGGCACCGCCACCTGGACGTCGTAAAGAGCGCAGAATACCCTCGGCTGGCGAGGACGTTGACCGGCGAACTGTAAGATGCGGCCGGTGTCATGAACTTGGCCATAATCGTAAGCGATGTAAGAATCCTATTGCGTCGACTCGAAGTTAG
- the LOC102611942 gene encoding uncharacterized protein LOC102611942, giving the protein MEHAIDMSTSVDVNPLRGLEDSSLFAEFDRWFTGDIRVRRNVQHPRSFFQIILGTASMGWLGDEHIHEYLRLISEKQRQYPNALLQRVTHTDTFFWVFLNQLWNNGNCAVDSMVFDDRLNSYLCGRQHTMSKSMTDVDILLIPVNLDGAHWVLARVDFRKNKVWIYDSLLTFRDDKRYKLKFKPLEVIFPRWLEYVGFYNIRPELRSEDSWKVIAVKSAPQQERGTGDCGVFVLMVTMYLMFGLRLEFNASHVEYFRKKIAVDIFNDDIIL; this is encoded by the exons ATGGAGCATGCGATTGACATGAGTACGAGTGTGGATGTAAATCCACTGAGAGGATTGGAGGACTCTAGTTTGTTTGCTGAGTTTGATCGATGGTTCACTGGTGATATCAGAGTCCGCCGGAACGTCCAGCATCCGCGgtcattctttcaaataattttggggACAGCTTCGATGGGATGGCTAGGCGATgag CATATTCACGAGTATCTCCGCTTGATTAGCGAGAAACAACGGCAGTATCCAAATGCCTTACTCCAACGTGTCACACATACGgacacatttttttgg GTGTTCTTGAATCAGTTATGGAATAACGGGAATTGTGCAGTCGATTCAATGGTATTCGACGACCGCTTGAATAGTTATCTTTGTGGGCGACAGCACACAATGTCAAAATCAATGACGGATGTCGATATa TTACTTATCCCTGTTAACTTGGACGGCGCGCATTGGGTACTAGCACGAGTTGACTTTCGGAAAAATAAAGTCTGGATTTATGACTCATTACTCACATTTCGCGACGACAAAAGGTACAAGTTGAAATTCAagccacttgaagttatattccCTCGATGGTTGGAATATGTTGGCTTCTACAATATACGACCTGAGTTGCGGAGTGAAGACTCGTGGAAAGTTATCGCAGTTAAGAGCGCGCCGCAACAAGAAAGAGGCACTGGCGATTGCGGTGTTTTTGTATTGATGGTTAcgatgtatttaatgttcgGGCTTAGGTTGGAGTTTAACGCTAGTCATGTCGAGTACtttagaaagaagattgcggttgatatatttaatgacgaTATTATATTGTAG
- the LOC127901764 gene encoding uncharacterized protein LOC127901764 produces the protein MAKSESPDIEVGKMYFRYADHFPGRISSMCMLSSVVKAIEEKLTKRQLSMFKKDIFGHFLECRSFPFSGVILHNLLLRQVAHEEDSREDQLWFQIGKHLIRLSIVEWCLVTGLSFGVDTNEKNDEMEQRLRNTYFGGVHRKINVKQFDAVFKELNFEEIDDMDALKIALFYFADRLLNARKNHCQINFDWLDQVDDIQYFRKRPWGLLSWEMIYESLDNALFEKDEKFK, from the coding sequence atggcgaaatcagaatcaccagATATTGAAGTAGGCAAGATGTATTTTCGTTATGCTGATCACTTTCCTGGTCGAATTTCGAGCATGTGTATGTTATCTTCGGTCGTAAAAGCTATcgaggaaaaattaacaaagcggCAGTTAAGTATGTTCAAAAAGgatatatttgggcatttctTGGAGTGTCGAAGTTTTCCATTTAGTGGGGTAATTTTGCATAATCTTTTACTGCGTCAAGTGGCCCATGAAGAAGATAGCCGTGAGGATcagttatggtttcaaattggtAAGCATTTGATTCGCTTGTCAATTGTCGAATGGTGCTTGGTTACTGGACTTTCATTTGGTGTTGAtaccaatgaaaaaaatgatgaaatggagcaGAGGCTACGGAATACGTATTTTGGTGGTGTGCATCGTAAGATTAATGTGAAGCAATTTGATGCCGTATTTAAGGAGTTGAATTTCGAGGAAATAGACGATATGGACGCATTAAAGATTGCGCTGTTTTATTTTGCGGACAGATtactaaatgcaagaaaaaatcactgtcaaattaatttcgatTGGCTTGACCAAGTTGATGATATTCAGTACTTCCGAAAGCGTCCATGGGGTCTATTGTCGTGGGAAATGATTTACGAGAGTCTTGACAATGCACTGTTCGAAAAAGACGAGAAATTTAAGTAG